A genomic region of Thunnus albacares chromosome 4, fThuAlb1.1, whole genome shotgun sequence contains the following coding sequences:
- the LOC122980096 gene encoding green-sensitive opsin-like translates to MAWEGGLEPNGTEGKNFYIPMSNKTGVVRSPFEYPQYYLADPIVFKLLAAYMFFLICTGTPINGLTLLVTMQNKKLQQPLNFILVNLAVAGLIMCAFGFTTTFVTALNGYFIFGPLGCAIEGFMATVGGQVALWSLVVLAVERYIVVCKPMGSFKFTGAHAGAGVGFTWVMALACAAPPLFGWSRYLPEGMQCSCGPDYYTLAPGFNNESYVIYMFVIHFFIPVFLIFFTYGSLVLTVKAAAAQQQESESTQKAEREVTRMCILMVIGFLVAWSPYATFAGWIFMNKGAAFTAMTAGIPAFFAKSSAVYNTVIYVLMNKQFRNCMLSTIGMGGMVEDETSVSTSKTEVSTA, encoded by the exons ATGGCATGGGAGGGAGGACTCGAGCCTAATGGCACAGAGGGAAAGAACTTCTACATCCCCATGTCCAACAAGACCGGGGTTGTTAGAAGTCCTTTTGAATACCCACAGTACTATCTGGCAGATCCCATCGTGTTCAAGCTTCTAGCTGCCTACATGTTCTTCTTGATCTGCACTGGAACTCCCATCAACGGTCTGACATTGTTGGTCACAATGCAGAACAAGAAGCTCCAGCAACCTCTCAACTTTATCCTGGTCAACCTGGCTGTCGCTGGACTGATTATGTGCGCCTTCGGATTCACCACCACCTTCGTAACTGCTCTCAACGGCTACTTCATTTTCGGACCATTGGGCTGTGCCATTGAGGGATTCATGGCCACTGTGGGAG GTCAAGTTGCTCTCTGGTCTCTGGTAGTGTTGGCTGTTGAGAGATACATTGTTGTCTGCAAACCCATGGGAAGCTTCAAGTTCACTGGAGCTCACGCAGGAGCTGGAGTCGGTTTCACTTGGGTAATGGCTTTGGCTTGTGCTGCTCCCCCACTGTTTGGCTGGTCCAG GTACCTTCCTGAGGGCATGCAGTGCTCCTGCGGACCAGACTACTACACTCTGGCCCCTGGCTTCAACAATGAATCATACGTCATTTACATGTTTGTCATCCACTTCTTCATTCCCGTCTTCCTGATCTTCTTCACTTATGGCAGCCTTGTGCTGACAGTCAAAGCT GCAGCAGCCCAGCAGCAGGAGTCAGAATCCACCCAGAAGGCCGAGAGGGAAGTGACACGTATGTGCATCTTGATGGTCATTGGCTTCCTGGTAGCCTGGTCACCATATGCAACTTTCGCTGGCTGGATCTTCATGAACAAGGGAGCTGCCTTCACCGCCATGACAGCTGGAATCCCCGCCTTCTTTGCAAAGAGCTCAGCTGTGTATAATACTGTCATCTATGTGCTGATGAACAAACAG TTCCGTAACTGCATGCTGAGCACTATTGGAATGGGCGGCATGGTAGAGGATGAGACCTCAGTTTCTACCAGCAAGACAGAAGTGTCCACTGCGTAA
- the LOC122980098 gene encoding green-sensitive opsin — MENGTEGKNFYVPMNNRTGLVRSPFHYTQYYLADPWFFKLLAFYMFFLICTGFPINALTLVVTAQNKKLRQPLNFILVNLAVAGLIMVTFGFTVCFYSSLMGYFSMGTLGCTIEGFMSTIGGQVSLWSLVVLAIERYIVVCKPMGSFKFTATHASAGCAFTWIMAMSCAVPPLVGWSRYIPEGIQVSCGPDYYTLAPGYNNESFVMYMFTCHFCVPVSTIFFTYGNLVCTVKAAAAQQQDSVSTQKAEKEVTRMCVLMVLGFLLAWTPYASFAAWIFFNRGAAFSATAMAIPAFFSKSSALFNPVIYVLMNKQFRNCMLSTIGMGGMVEDETSVSTSKTEVSTAS, encoded by the exons ATGGAGAACGGCACGGAGGGCAAGAACTTCTATGTTCCCATGAACAACAGGACGGGGCTTGTGAGGAGTCCTTTTCACTATACACAATATTATCTGGCAGATCCATGGTTTTTTAAACTTCTGGCTTTCTACATGTTTTTCCTGATCTGCACTGGCTTCCCCATCAACGCTCTGACTCTGGTGGTCACAGCTCAGAACAAGAAACTGCGGCAACCTCTCAACTTTATCCTGGTCAACCTGGCTGTGGCTGGACTGATCATGGTCACCTTTGGGTTCACAGTTTGCTTTTATAGTTCCCTCATGGGCTATTTCTCCATGGGAACCCTGGGCTGTACTATTGAAGGATTCATGTCTACAATTGGAG GTCAAGTTTCTCTCTGGTCTCTTGTGGTTCTAGCTATTGAGAGATACATTGTGGTCTGCAAACCCATGGGTAGTTTCAAATTTACAGCCACCCACGCTTCAGCAGGATGTGCATTCACCTGGATCATGGCTATGTCTTGTGCTGTTCCTCCTCTAGTTGGCTGGTCAAG GTACATTCCTGAGGGTATTCAGGTTTCCTGTGGACCCGACTACTACACTCTGGCCCCAGGCTACAACAACGAATCCTTCGTCATGTACATGTTCACCTGCCACTTCTGCGTCCCTGTCTCCACCATCTTCTTCACTTATGGAAACTTAGTGTGCACAGTGAAGGCG gctgcagcacagcagcaggaCTCAGTATCTACCCAGAAGGCTGAAAAGGAAGTGACACGTATGTGTGTCCTGATGGTGTTGGGATTCTTGTTGGCCTGGACTCCATACGCCAGCTTTGCTGCATGGATCTTCTTCAATAGGGGAGCTGCATTCTCAGCTACAGCCATGGCTATCCCTGCTTTCTTCTCAAAGAGCTCAGCATTGTTCAACCCAGTCATCTATGTGTTGATGAACAAACAG TTCCGTAACTGCATGCTGTCCACTATTGGGATGGGCGGCATGGTGGAGGATGAGACCTCAGTATCAACTAGCAAGACAGAAGTGTCCACTGCATCTTAA
- the LOC122980097 gene encoding green-sensitive opsin-like → MENGTEGKNFYIPMNNRTGLVRSPFEYPQYYLGDPILFKLLAAYMFFLICTGFPINALTLVVTAQNKKLRQPLNFILVNLAVAGLIMVCFGFTITFVTAINGYFVFGPLGCAVEGFMATLGGQVALWSLVVLAVERYIVVCKPMGSFKFTGTHAGVGVAFTWIMAMSCAAPPLGGWSRYIPEGLQCSCGPDYYTLAPSYNNESYVMYMFICHFCVPVGTIFFTYGSLVLTVKAAAAQQQDSASTQKAEKEVTRMCVLMVIGFLVAWTPYASFAAWIFFNKGAAFSATAMAIPAFFSKSSALFNPIIYVLMNKQFRNCMLTTVGMGGMVEDETSVSTSKTEVSTAS, encoded by the exons ATGGAGAACGGCACAGAGGGCAAGAACTTCTACATCCCCATGAACAACAGGACGGGGCTTGTGAGGAGTCCTTTTGAGTATCCACAGTACTACCTTGGAGATCCAATCCTGTTCAAACTGCTGGCTGCCTACATGTTTTTCCTGATCTGCACTGGCTTCCCCATCAACGCTCTGACTCTGGTGGTCACAGCTCAGAACAAGAAGCTGCGGCAACCTCTCAACTTTATCCTGGTCAACCTGGCTGTGGCTGGACTGATCATGGTCTGCTTTGGGTTCACCATCACCTTTGTAACTGCCATCAATGGCTACTTCGTTTTCGGACCATTGGGCTGTGCCGTTGAGGGATTCATGGCCACTTTGGGAG GTCAAGTTGCTCTCTGGTCTCTGGTGGTTCTGGCTGTTGAGAGATACATTGTTGTCTGCAAACCCATGGGAAGCTTCAAGTTCACTGGAACTCACGCAGGAGTTGGAGTTGCTTTCACCTGGATCATGGCTATGTCTTGTGCTGCCCCTCCACTGGGTGGCTGGTCCAG GTACATCCCTGAGGGTCTGCAGTGTTCTTGTGGACCTGACTACTACACTCTGGCCCCAAGCTACAACAACGAGTCATACGTCATGTACATGTTCATCTGCCACTTCTGTGTTCCAGTTGGCACCATCTTCTTTACATATGGAAGCCTTGTGCTGACAGTCAAAGCT gcagcagctcagcaGCAGGACTCAGCATCCACCCAGAAAGCTGAGAAAGAGGTGACACGTATGTGCGTCCTGATGGTTATTGGATTCTTGGTGGCCTGGACTCCATATGCCAGCTTTGCTGCATGGATCTTCTTTAACAAGGGAGCTGCATTCTCAGCTACAGCCATGGCTATCCCTGCTTTCTTCTCAAAGAGCTCAGCATTGTTCAACCCAATCATCTATGTGCTGATGAACAAACAG TTCCGTAATTGCATGCTCACCACAGTTGGAATGGGTGGTATGGTTGAGGATGAGACCTCAGTATCAACCAGCAAGACAGAAGTATCCACTGCGTCTTAA